Within Sporosarcina sp. PTS2304, the genomic segment ACGCAAATCGCTAAATTAGCATTACTTGGAGAAACTGTCAGTCTTTTTGGTCAAGCGATTACTACACTTGCTGCCTATATGGCTCTTGAGGCAGAAGAGCAAGAAGACGAGACAACTTCCCATATACAGGAACAAATTAACTATTTACTGAAGGAGGTAGAACAATTAAAACAATAATTTAAAATGTCTCCATCCACTTTCACTACTATAGGCATGAAGATTTTTCTTACTAACGATACGGTGCTATGTTCAATCAGCACTACATCCGTTATTCAATTTCTTTTTTCAACTGTTGTAAAAATATTTCCATGAAGTCATGACGCTCCTGTGCAAGTCTCGTGCCTTCCTTTGTCACCATTAAATCTTTCAGCAATAATAGCTTTTCATGAAAATGCGTGACAGAGGCTGTTTCTTTAGAGCGGTATTCTGAAGCTGACATCGTCCTGCGTGCTTCTTCTTCCACATCGTATAATTTCCTGCCGCGCGCACCTCCAAAGGCAAATGTTCGTGCGACTCCAATCGCGCCTATTGCGTCCAAACGATCTGCATCCCGAACAATGGCACCTTCAATAGAGGTGATATCAATCGCGTGCCCACCATTATAAGATACACTTTCTATTACAGTTACTACTTTTTCGATTAATTCATCGTGTGCTCCAATAGTTTTTAAAATTTCATTGATTGTAGCTTCATGTACGGATTCATATTTCGCATCTTCTACATCATGTAATAGCACCGCAAGACGCACGACCCATTCATCCGCATTTGGTTCTGTTAATAAAATCTTCTCTGCGTTTTTCATGACGCGGTCAATATGATCCAAATCGTGGCTGGCATCATATTGGTTATAAATTGCTTCTACTTGTTCTTTACATTTGGCAATCATTTCTTTCATCGTATCCCTTCCCCTCGTTTCCTTTAGTTATATGCAAATGATA encodes:
- a CDS encoding HD domain-containing protein; amino-acid sequence: MKEMIAKCKEQVEAIYNQYDASHDLDHIDRVMKNAEKILLTEPNADEWVVRLAVLLHDVEDAKYESVHEATINEILKTIGAHDELIEKVVTVIESVSYNGGHAIDITSIEGAIVRDADRLDAIGAIGVARTFAFGGARGRKLYDVEEEARRTMSASEYRSKETASVTHFHEKLLLLKDLMVTKEGTRLAQERHDFMEIFLQQLKKEIE